A window of the Candidatus Poribacteria bacterium genome harbors these coding sequences:
- a CDS encoding NHL repeat-containing protein: MNSKQHSSSNSGCNAAKYIPNEVKSQTSLLKSAQSAIRSFGCFLLVLCVSCSLPEGEVAQPVEILPSNRERNAPPILGVRYIETLGRTGQGAGEFRTPLGLTIDEADRIYIADAGNNRVQVIDDAGNFMTEFGSRGWQTGEFDHPTDIALSFQRSYRLYVADTGNNRVQYCNFVDRIFYPLSDSVDDILLDRPEGIGIGRNGEVYVVDTGNHRWIEFNVAGVPVVARGSFGSGKEQLWNPTDLDVDAHGNVYVVDTGNHLIKKYDFSGNPINTWGGEGDALGQLREPKCITLDEWNYLYVTDSGNRRIQVFAPDGKIITEFRAAALLDPAGIAVSKTGRVFVSDAEANDIKVFQVFRKE, encoded by the coding sequence ATGAACAGCAAACAACATTCGTCTTCAAATTCAGGGTGCAACGCGGCTAAATACATACCCAATGAAGTGAAATCTCAAACATCACTCCTGAAGTCCGCCCAAAGTGCGATTAGAAGTTTCGGTTGTTTTCTCCTTGTGCTCTGTGTGAGCTGCAGCCTGCCCGAAGGTGAAGTTGCACAGCCGGTTGAAATTCTACCCTCAAACCGCGAACGGAATGCACCACCTATATTGGGTGTCCGTTATATTGAAACACTCGGTAGAACTGGACAAGGAGCCGGTGAATTTCGGACCCCATTGGGACTTACCATAGACGAAGCGGACAGGATTTACATCGCCGACGCTGGTAACAATCGGGTGCAAGTGATCGACGATGCTGGGAATTTCATGACGGAATTCGGAAGTCGCGGGTGGCAAACAGGCGAATTTGACCATCCGACAGACATCGCTCTGAGTTTCCAACGCAGTTACCGCCTCTATGTAGCAGATACAGGTAACAATCGAGTACAATACTGCAATTTCGTTGACCGTATTTTCTATCCACTCAGTGACAGCGTAGATGATATTCTATTAGACCGACCTGAAGGCATCGGTATCGGACGAAACGGCGAGGTTTACGTCGTTGATACAGGTAATCATCGCTGGATTGAATTTAATGTCGCAGGGGTACCCGTTGTCGCACGCGGAAGCTTCGGGAGTGGTAAGGAACAACTCTGGAATCCAACAGACTTGGACGTTGATGCTCACGGAAACGTTTATGTCGTTGATACAGGTAACCATCTCATTAAAAAATACGACTTCAGTGGCAACCCTATCAATACATGGGGCGGCGAAGGCGACGCGCTTGGACAACTACGCGAACCGAAGTGCATCACCTTGGACGAATGGAATTATCTTTATGTAACAGACAGCGGCAATCGACGTATTCAAGTCTTTGCGCCTGATGGTAAAATCATTACCGAATTCAGGGCCGCTGCGCTCTTAGACCCCGCAGGCATCGCTGTCTCAAAAACGGGACGTGTCTTCGTGAGCGATGCCGAAGCGAATGATATAAAGGTATTCCAAGTTTTTCGTAAGGAATAG
- a CDS encoding ROK family protein has protein sequence MKYSIGVDLGGTDIKAGFVSSVGDISCRVVLPTDVEVGGPKFVAARIAEAVRQVLVKAPENHRDTSEIWIGLGAPGLIIAETGVVHFSPNFPGWSDIPLVDYVNAELAKLSIPKGAVKRNSQIENYKLILKGMDNDVNVMTLGEFRHGAGVGYKSIVALTLGTGVGGGVVIDGQLYHGSQNTAGELGHTIVDPNGRYCGCGNQGCLEAYAGAKNIVERTQAKIKTGRETILLGEVTNLVSDGTSLTPRQIAEAAQAGDQLAMEIFAETGRYIGIALTSIAHILNPQIAIIGGGIAEAGEKLLFEPIRAELAKRAMDIPARMKIVKAHLGNDAGIVGAAMLAFESERPAL, from the coding sequence ATGAAATACAGCATCGGCGTTGACCTCGGCGGAACAGACATCAAGGCGGGATTTGTCTCATCGGTAGGCGATATTTCTTGTCGCGTTGTACTTCCGACAGATGTTGAAGTAGGCGGTCCTAAATTCGTAGCGGCTCGAATCGCGGAAGCCGTTCGTCAAGTACTTGTGAAGGCACCTGAAAATCACCGGGACACAAGTGAAATTTGGATCGGATTAGGAGCACCCGGACTTATCATCGCTGAAACGGGCGTTGTCCACTTTTCACCCAACTTCCCCGGCTGGAGTGACATACCACTTGTCGACTATGTGAATGCTGAATTGGCGAAGTTGAGCATCCCGAAGGGTGCTGTAAAGCGTAACTCACAAATCGAGAACTATAAACTCATATTAAAGGGTATGGATAACGACGTGAACGTGATGACATTGGGGGAATTTCGTCACGGTGCTGGTGTCGGATACAAAAGCATTGTCGCACTAACGCTCGGTACAGGGGTCGGTGGAGGCGTTGTCATTGATGGGCAACTCTACCACGGCAGTCAAAATACTGCAGGAGAACTGGGACATACCATCGTTGACCCCAATGGGCGTTACTGTGGCTGCGGCAATCAGGGGTGTCTCGAGGCGTATGCTGGTGCGAAAAATATCGTTGAACGCACCCAAGCGAAGATCAAAACAGGACGAGAAACGATTTTACTCGGCGAAGTTACAAACCTCGTCAGCGATGGAACATCACTAACACCACGGCAAATAGCGGAGGCAGCCCAAGCAGGGGACCAACTCGCAATGGAAATTTTTGCTGAAACAGGACGGTATATTGGCATCGCGCTCACCTCAATAGCACATATTCTCAATCCACAAATCGCAATCATTGGAGGTGGCATCGCGGAAGCTGGTGAAAAACTCCTTTTTGAACCGATCCGGGCTGAACTCGCCAAACGTGCCATGGACATTCCAGCACGAATGAAAATCGTAAAGGCACACCTCGGAAATGATGCCGGCATTGTAGGTGCCGCAATGCTCGCCTTTGAAAGTGAGAGACCGGCATTGTAA
- a CDS encoding galactokinase yields MKIDALHNVGILENRSKRAPFTTQKFEEIFGSPPVFTTSAPGRVNLIGEHTDYNDGYVFPVAIDKYLNIAARQRSDRCVTLHALDTNDSYEFTLDRPPSTEQAPAWSHYPIGVASLLQASGRKVSGIDAVITGDVPIGAGLSSSAALSVSAALTFLTASSETSSPENPSKPKIDNKELAALCQQVEHKFAGVNCGIMDQTISLLGREDQALFLDCRSLEYEYVPLNLEAHYIAICNTKIKRELAASEYNKRRAECERGVDILKQWLPGISSLRDISLVDFKKYEDELPALTQKRCRYVIEENTRVLDAVSALKTRTDESLGQFGRLMNASHNGLRDDYKVSCTELDLLTDLARSMEGVIGSRMTGAGFGGCTVSIVHEDALETFQTLVTTEYYKQTGIEPEIYLCNVSGGAQVFWE; encoded by the coding sequence ATGAAAATAGACGCTTTGCACAATGTGGGCATCCTTGAAAACAGATCTAAGCGTGCTCCCTTCACTACACAGAAATTTGAAGAAATCTTCGGAAGCCCACCTGTATTCACCACATCAGCCCCTGGCAGAGTAAACCTCATCGGTGAACACACAGATTACAACGACGGTTATGTATTTCCGGTCGCGATTGATAAGTATCTCAACATTGCCGCGCGTCAGCGATCTGATAGATGTGTTACGCTACACGCTTTAGATACCAACGATTCTTACGAATTCACCCTTGACAGACCTCCGTCTACTGAACAAGCACCCGCATGGAGCCATTACCCCATCGGGGTCGCATCCCTCTTACAAGCATCCGGTAGAAAAGTATCCGGGATAGATGCCGTCATTACAGGCGATGTGCCGATTGGTGCAGGCTTGAGTTCTTCGGCAGCACTTTCAGTCTCAGCTGCGCTCACTTTTTTAACCGCCAGTTCTGAGACTTCATCACCGGAAAATCCGTCAAAACCAAAAATTGATAACAAAGAACTCGCCGCGTTATGCCAACAAGTAGAACACAAATTTGCTGGTGTCAACTGCGGTATTATGGATCAGACCATCTCATTGTTGGGACGTGAAGACCAAGCATTGTTTCTTGACTGTCGCTCGCTTGAATACGAATACGTTCCTCTCAATTTGGAAGCACATTACATTGCCATTTGCAATACGAAAATAAAACGCGAACTCGCTGCTTCTGAATATAATAAACGGCGCGCAGAATGCGAAAGAGGTGTCGATATCCTGAAACAATGGTTACCCGGTATCTCTTCGCTTCGCGATATCTCGTTAGTAGATTTCAAAAAATATGAAGATGAACTTCCCGCGTTAACACAAAAGAGGTGTCGGTATGTGATTGAGGAAAACACGCGCGTACTCGATGCTGTTTCCGCGCTTAAGACGCGAACAGACGAATCTCTTGGACAATTCGGTAGACTCATGAACGCATCACACAACGGATTGCGGGACGATTACAAAGTTAGTTGCACAGAGTTAGACCTGCTTACTGACCTCGCACGCAGCATGGAAGGCGTGATCGGAAGCCGAATGACAGGGGCTGGTTTCGGCGGATGTACAGTCAGCATCGTTCACGAAGACGCTTTAGAAACGTTCCAAACGCTCGTGACCACGGAATACTACAAACAGACCGGCATTGAACCCGAAATTTATCTCTGCAATGTCAGTGGCGGTGCACAAGTTTTTTGGGAATAA
- a CDS encoding STAS domain-containing protein — translation MQVNLRHKGSITILDIEGRIIGADALALKTIIDQQIQATDSEAEQGGKLNLILNMERVQMMDSSGLGALVASYTTIRRDGGNVVLLNLGGNVRSLIVMAKLMTIFDCYDTEAEAIAGIVRT, via the coding sequence ATGCAAGTCAACCTTCGACACAAAGGCAGTATTACAATTTTAGATATTGAGGGAAGAATTATTGGGGCAGATGCCTTAGCTCTCAAAACCATTATTGATCAGCAAATTCAAGCCACAGATAGCGAAGCGGAACAAGGGGGGAAACTCAATTTGATTCTAAACATGGAACGGGTCCAGATGATGGACAGTTCCGGTTTAGGGGCGCTTGTCGCTTCGTACACCACCATCCGACGGGATGGTGGGAACGTCGTACTCTTGAATCTTGGTGGCAACGTGAGAAGTCTCATTGTCATGGCAAAACTAATGACCATTTTTGACTGTTATGATACGGAAGCGGAAGCGATAGCCGGAATTGTAAGGACTTAA
- a CDS encoding ATP-binding protein, translating into MGERTEQVITLSLPSSMQHEDLLKVIVAEILKETNFTEDTQEQMNLAVIEAGTNATKHGNEEEPGKKTVFQLIFAEDKLTIVTEDEGEGFIPKEAETEQVITLSLPSSMQHVYLLDVVVSEILKETDFTEDMQEQINLAVIEAGTNAIKHGNKEDPNKKATIELTLAEDKLAIAIKDEGTGFTRKEVADPLDPENLLKSSGRGLFLIEAYMDSVTYEANGTIIKMVKYKNPAEP; encoded by the coding sequence GTGGGTGAGAGAACTGAACAGGTGATTACACTTTCTCTCCCAAGTTCAATGCAACATGAGGATCTGCTCAAGGTTATCGTCGCGGAGATTTTGAAGGAGACCAATTTTACCGAGGACACACAAGAGCAGATGAACCTTGCTGTCATTGAAGCGGGTACAAACGCGACTAAGCACGGCAACGAAGAGGAGCCAGGCAAAAAAACAGTTTTTCAATTGATTTTTGCTGAGGATAAACTAACCATTGTCACCGAGGACGAAGGTGAGGGATTTATACCCAAAGAGGCTGAAACTGAACAGGTGATTACGCTTTCTCTCCCAAGTTCAATGCAACATGTTTACCTACTTGACGTTGTCGTCAGCGAGATTTTGAAAGAGACTGATTTTACCGAGGATATGCAAGAACAGATTAACCTTGCTGTTATTGAAGCGGGTACAAATGCGATCAAGCACGGCAATAAAGAGGACCCAAACAAAAAGGCAACCATTGAGTTGACGCTTGCTGAGGATAAACTCGCAATTGCCATTAAAGACGAAGGTACAGGGTTCACACGTAAAGAGGTAGCCGACCCACTTGATCCAGAAAACTTGCTCAAAAGCAGTGGTAGAGGATTATTTTTGATAGAAGCCTATATGGACTCTGTAACTTACGAGGCCAACGGGACCATCATCAAAATGGTTAAATATAAGAACCCTGCAGAACCGTAG
- a CDS encoding SpoIIE family protein phosphatase, with translation MAETILVVDDDLDILELLKMNLEPEGYNVRTANDGESAVQSACMDPPDLILLDVMMPHKDGLQVIEELKDIEHTKNVPVILLTARGQTEDKVRGLDTGADDYITKPFDLREVTARVEAVLGRTRPIKYINPLMHAMGDGFSEEGVQRLAGHLQAAAAIQKKLLPEQAPTLKGFDIATLLQSSTSVSGDFYDFIPLSETQIGIVLGDVKGNGIPAALLMVMIRTALRLLCHEEETPASILKRINDLVVRDTEADLFATMIYGILDTTTSTFTYSNGGHCYPFHRKNTQEMATLKIGGMLIGAFEEATFASETCSLSPGDTLLFYTDGITETAARNSTVSGENQRASTNSAQDDAPEDAILMDMFYGGDRLAACLSKNAALPASVLCEAIVDDLAVFSGSTTPYDDRALIIIKRDP, from the coding sequence ATGGCTGAAACAATTTTGGTTGTTGATGACGATCTGGATATTCTTGAATTGCTAAAGATGAATCTGGAACCGGAGGGCTACAACGTACGGACTGCAAATGATGGTGAGAGTGCAGTACAAAGCGCATGTATGGATCCGCCGGATCTTATCCTTCTTGATGTAATGATGCCACATAAGGATGGTCTTCAAGTCATTGAGGAACTTAAGGACATAGAACATACAAAAAACGTCCCAGTTATTTTACTCACCGCACGTGGACAGACAGAGGATAAAGTCCGCGGTTTGGATACCGGTGCAGACGATTATATCACGAAGCCTTTCGATCTCCGCGAGGTGACCGCGCGGGTCGAAGCAGTTTTGGGTAGAACTCGACCCATTAAATACATCAACCCGTTAATGCATGCAATGGGGGACGGGTTCAGTGAAGAAGGGGTACAACGACTCGCGGGGCACCTTCAAGCCGCCGCTGCCATTCAAAAAAAATTATTACCGGAACAGGCACCAACCCTCAAAGGATTCGACATCGCAACTCTACTTCAAAGTTCAACGTCTGTTTCCGGCGACTTCTACGATTTCATTCCGTTAAGCGAAACACAGATCGGGATCGTTCTCGGTGATGTAAAGGGTAACGGCATCCCGGCAGCACTGTTAATGGTGATGATTCGGACAGCACTCCGTTTACTCTGTCATGAGGAAGAGACCCCCGCATCGATCCTCAAAAGAATTAATGACTTAGTGGTACGGGACACCGAGGCAGATCTGTTTGCAACAATGATTTACGGTATACTGGACACAACGACATCAACTTTTACATATTCAAATGGAGGACACTGCTATCCATTCCATCGGAAGAATACGCAAGAGATGGCAACTCTAAAAATAGGAGGCATGTTAATAGGTGCGTTTGAAGAAGCAACATTTGCAAGCGAGACCTGTTCGCTATCTCCTGGTGATACACTCCTTTTTTATACGGACGGTATCACTGAAACAGCTGCCAGAAACAGCACAGTTTCCGGTGAAAATCAGAGAGCGTCTACAAATTCAGCACAAGATGACGCGCCCGAAGATGCAATACTGATGGATATGTTTTACGGTGGAGACAGGCTCGCCGCTTGTCTTTCCAAAAACGCCGCATTGCCAGCATCAGTGTTATGCGAAGCGATTGTTGACGATTTAGCAGTCTTTAGTGGAAGCACAACACCTTACGACGACAGAGCATTAATCATTATCAAGCGAGACCCTTAA